In Deltaproteobacteria bacterium, a single genomic region encodes these proteins:
- a CDS encoding TetR/AcrR family transcriptional regulator: MGRPPLSAISTATPERILDAARIEFAAAGFAQAKLADIAATAGITRPSLLYHFDSKEALYAATVARCFDGLARALAAQVTATGPFVDRLRATMQSYLAFVESEPEVARIVLRELVAGTGPGADILMNQVAPLVDLVERFIRMQGRGVVRGDVPLRAAILQIATDGLVRAAAGPLRVPLWGAEDHAQKLAELLLLEEEYR, from the coding sequence GTGGGACGTCCTCCGCTCTCGGCGATCTCGACCGCGACGCCGGAGCGAATCCTCGACGCCGCACGGATCGAGTTCGCCGCCGCCGGCTTCGCGCAAGCCAAGCTCGCCGACATCGCCGCGACCGCTGGCATCACGCGTCCGTCGCTGCTCTACCACTTCGACTCGAAGGAGGCGCTGTACGCCGCGACCGTGGCGCGCTGCTTCGATGGCCTCGCGCGCGCGCTGGCGGCCCAGGTCACCGCGACCGGGCCGTTCGTCGACCGGCTGCGCGCGACCATGCAGAGCTACCTCGCGTTCGTCGAGTCGGAGCCCGAGGTCGCACGCATCGTGCTGCGCGAGCTGGTCGCGGGCACCGGGCCGGGCGCCGACATCCTGATGAACCAGGTCGCACCGCTGGTCGATCTCGTCGAGCGGTTCATCCGCATGCAGGGCCGCGGGGTCGTGCGGGGTGACGTGCCGCTGCGTGCGGCGATCCTGCAGATCGCGACCGATGGGCTCGTCCGCGCCGCGGCCGGCCCGCTGCGCGTGCCGTTGTGGGGCGCAGAAGATCACGCGCAGAAGCTCGCCGAGCTGTTGCTGCTGGAGGAGGAGTACCGATGA
- a CDS encoding DUF2062 domain-containing protein: MAPRTRSLRSGLRSLLTLGGTPRGVAGGFVLGLSLSLLPVPFAGMFVALALAPLLRCNLPATYVGTAVVNPLTGAFFYASELWIGLALLGRPAPSFASLRALDAAGFFALLQSMLLPFAIGAAVLVAVTLALGYPLVHLAVRRWRHPGAPTHEGVEPQRGATPSAGPASEAPTPSTTSPH; this comes from the coding sequence ATGGCACCGCGCACGCGCTCGCTCCGCTCCGGCCTGCGGTCGCTCCTGACGCTGGGCGGGACCCCGCGGGGCGTGGCGGGCGGCTTCGTGTTGGGGCTGTCGCTGTCGCTGCTGCCGGTCCCGTTCGCGGGCATGTTCGTCGCGCTCGCGTTGGCGCCGCTGCTGCGCTGCAACCTCCCGGCGACCTACGTCGGCACCGCGGTCGTCAACCCGCTGACCGGCGCGTTCTTCTACGCGAGCGAGCTGTGGATCGGCTTGGCGCTCCTGGGCCGACCCGCGCCGAGCTTCGCGAGCCTGCGCGCGCTCGATGCCGCGGGCTTCTTCGCGCTGCTGCAGTCGATGCTGCTGCCATTCGCGATCGGTGCCGCGGTGCTGGTCGCGGTCACGCTTGCGCTCGGCTATCCGCTGGTCCACCTCGCGGTCCGCCGCTGGCGTCACCCCGGCGCCCCAACGCACGAAGGCGTCGAACCGCAGCGCGGCGCGACGCCTTCGGCTGGGCCGGCGTCGGAGGCTCCGACGCCGAGCACCACCTCGCCGCACTAG
- a CDS encoding MYXO-CTERM sorting domain-containing protein produces MKRTIATLFATSSFAIAATANADELQSRPEPLGAYDYDAAPAVLFVPTEPVDLVPATMCPVSTGGQSNSGLGCIAGLEEAGPSTPGADVADIVDGLTTALAPYNVRVTTTRPPEYVPYLMLLVNDTVSKTGTSYTCTGAPIGCDAKPRHEIASISGGTMNCDMPDRVQSALIAFGYISGLENTDDPTDVMYYRPASDTGGPDWTMPSTTFVDTCVNQVESIDGEDNTMTNNLVCGYVHESYCDMQDGQINPHQELLGVYGAGPFVEDTTPPTVDMMTIANDGDVLPAGSGIDFQAMVSDDSNLVFARWTIESPALAGLPGADENGRTCKGTNGVCAVEYSGGAAPYYDSSAGFSTGPEFAGALPGGDYTVTFEASDLSGNTIEPIVVHVTIEGDGGTGGADTSGGGSASASASDTNASDSNGDSSSEGSGGGSADSGQTDDSDGGCSCTTEPGAGGGAFALGLFGLAFARRRNRR; encoded by the coding sequence ATGAAGCGCACCATTGCCACTCTTTTCGCCACTTCCTCCTTCGCGATCGCTGCGACCGCCAACGCCGACGAGCTGCAGAGCCGTCCCGAGCCCCTCGGTGCGTACGATTACGACGCGGCGCCGGCGGTGCTCTTCGTGCCGACCGAGCCGGTCGACCTCGTGCCGGCCACCATGTGCCCGGTGTCGACGGGCGGTCAGAGCAACTCCGGCCTCGGCTGCATCGCTGGCCTCGAAGAGGCGGGTCCGAGCACCCCGGGTGCCGACGTCGCGGACATCGTCGACGGCCTCACGACCGCGTTGGCGCCGTACAACGTCCGCGTCACGACCACGCGTCCGCCCGAGTACGTGCCGTACCTGATGCTGCTGGTCAACGACACCGTCTCGAAGACGGGCACCAGCTACACGTGCACCGGCGCGCCGATCGGCTGCGACGCCAAGCCCCGCCACGAGATCGCGTCGATCAGCGGCGGCACCATGAACTGCGACATGCCCGACCGCGTGCAGTCGGCGCTGATCGCCTTCGGCTACATCTCGGGCCTCGAGAACACCGACGATCCGACCGACGTGATGTACTACCGCCCCGCGTCGGACACCGGCGGGCCCGACTGGACCATGCCGTCCACCACGTTCGTCGACACCTGCGTCAACCAGGTCGAGAGCATCGATGGTGAAGACAACACCATGACCAACAACCTGGTGTGCGGCTACGTCCACGAGTCGTACTGCGACATGCAGGACGGGCAGATCAACCCGCACCAGGAGCTGCTCGGTGTGTACGGCGCGGGACCGTTCGTCGAGGACACCACGCCGCCGACCGTCGACATGATGACGATCGCGAACGACGGTGACGTGCTCCCGGCCGGCAGTGGCATCGACTTCCAGGCGATGGTCTCGGACGACAGCAACCTCGTGTTCGCGCGCTGGACCATCGAGTCGCCCGCGCTCGCAGGGCTGCCGGGCGCCGACGAGAACGGCCGCACCTGCAAGGGCACCAACGGCGTGTGCGCAGTCGAGTACTCGGGCGGCGCGGCGCCCTACTACGACTCGTCGGCGGGCTTCAGCACCGGCCCCGAGTTCGCGGGCGCGCTGCCGGGCGGCGACTACACCGTGACGTTCGAGGCCTCGGACCTCTCGGGCAACACCATCGAGCCCATCGTCGTGCACGTGACCATCGAGGGCGATGGCGGCACCGGTGGCGCGGATACCTCGGGTGGCGGCAGCGCCAGCGCCAGCGCCAGCGACACCAACGCCAGCGACAGCAACGGCGATAGCAGCAGCGAGGGCTCGGGCGGCGGCTCGGCCGACAGCGGTCAGACCGACGACAGCGACGGCGGCTGCAGCTGCACCACCGAGCCCGGTGCCGGCGGAGGTGCGTTCGCGCTGGGCCTGTTCGGCCTCGCGTTCGCCCGTCGTCGCAACCGCCGCTAG